Proteins encoded within one genomic window of Actinoplanes octamycinicus:
- a CDS encoding ABC transporter ATP-binding protein produces MIETKALTKSYRRVTAIRDVSFTATPGRVTGLVGLNGSGKSTTLRILLGLSRATSGAALINGKRYHQLRHPLRQVGAVLEQGLAHPGQTGYTHLVTQALLSGTSRSRVKELLSFVGLDGAAAKRTGDYSLGMRQRLSVATALLGEPDVLILDEAANGLDPSGMAWLRELLREHAARGGTVLISSHLLSELEQVADDVVVIGRGEILHAGPLAGLIGGTRLRVRGGNPQLLWQAFERYGGTVTTDGQVLYVSGLTAEHAGDIALHVQVPVYELVTETPHLEDVFLSLAGES; encoded by the coding sequence ATGATCGAGACCAAGGCACTGACCAAGAGCTACCGGCGGGTGACCGCGATCCGGGACGTGTCGTTCACCGCCACGCCCGGCCGGGTCACCGGGCTGGTCGGGCTGAACGGCTCCGGCAAGAGCACCACGCTGCGGATCCTGCTCGGGCTCAGCCGAGCCACCAGCGGCGCCGCGCTGATCAACGGCAAGCGCTACCACCAGCTGCGGCATCCGCTGCGGCAGGTCGGCGCGGTCCTCGAACAGGGCCTGGCCCATCCCGGCCAGACCGGGTACACCCACCTGGTCACCCAGGCGCTGCTCAGCGGCACCTCGCGGAGCCGGGTCAAGGAGCTGCTCAGCTTCGTCGGGCTGGACGGGGCGGCGGCGAAACGGACCGGCGACTACTCGCTCGGCATGCGGCAGCGGCTGTCCGTGGCGACCGCGCTGCTCGGCGAGCCCGACGTGCTGATCCTCGACGAGGCGGCCAACGGCCTCGACCCGTCCGGCATGGCGTGGCTGCGCGAACTGCTGCGCGAGCACGCCGCCCGGGGCGGCACCGTGCTGATCTCCAGTCACCTGCTGAGCGAGCTGGAGCAGGTCGCCGACGACGTGGTGGTGATCGGCCGCGGCGAGATCCTGCACGCCGGCCCGCTCGCCGGGCTGATCGGCGGCACCCGGCTGCGGGTCCGCGGCGGCAACCCGCAGCTGCTGTGGCAGGCCTTCGAACGGTACGGCGGCACCGTCACCACCGACGGCCAGGTGCTCTACGTCTCCGGGCTGACCGCGGAGCACGCCGGCGACATCGCGCTGCACGTCCAGGTGCCGGTCTACGAGCTGGTCACCGAGACACCCCACCTCGAAGACGTCTTCCTGAGCCTGGCGGGGGAATCATGA
- a CDS encoding sensor histidine kinase, translating into MSAGSHGSTVRRRLLPRLRDVRIRAKLAGLMVIPLTAVLALGTARLIDVSGTASDSDRIAQLTRLGTELAALNRLVHSERLAAVAYLVEQSTGQADYQMRVGQTDARIAVFRTARAGTDDIPSRVRDKLSVIDEQLGKLTDLREDVEGKADFSVASAVLRYGDVLAGIAGFEESVGQVAEPGPVADALRALGAFSRIGTAIAQQEAIAYSVRITGELTAVREQQLIAAQATRDAAFASFRTLAARDQVGLVEAILADARMGAADGLNTRLVGPGAAKMDELLKAYDGVLALLRTAEQQLQDRALAVAEDDSAGAAWRLRIEGLLVLLVLAIGVALAILLARNLNSAAHRLRDGALTVANRELPDAVHRLKDASDLDNGGVDRVVAEIRNPIRLTGQDEFGQVAKAFEVVHREAVRVAAEQAAWRTSVSTMFVSLARRSQRLVDKMIRELDQIEGGEQDPQRLARLFDLDHLATRMRRNDENLLVLAGAEPGAPRREDASLLDVLRAAQSEVEQYNRVDFGVVDRDVGIAAAAVGEVVRLIAELLDNGTRFSPPRTQVVAHGQRVDSQVVIQIEDRGLGISEEQRKAINKRLAEPAEVDVTAFRLMGFAVVARLAARRGIRVRLIPSPMGGTVAEVMLPAEILVKLAQPAPVAPPAPPMEPVRRGGRTATPIKMEMQVAWFDTAAATGPAVPRGLPTAGYAPAPAQPIAAPPAVPKPRPSAEDRWRMRADDGWQRASAAAAPVAAGTTATGLPRRTPQAQLVPGAVPAPTATFRRDPEAMRSLSTFTNAVQRGRLTTAAHPGDKENER; encoded by the coding sequence GTGAGCGCGGGATCCCACGGCTCCACCGTGCGCCGGCGTCTCCTTCCGCGCCTGCGTGACGTGCGGATCCGCGCCAAACTGGCCGGTCTCATGGTGATCCCGCTGACCGCGGTGCTGGCGCTGGGCACCGCCCGGCTGATCGACGTCAGCGGCACGGCCTCCGATTCGGACCGGATCGCGCAGCTCACCCGGCTCGGCACCGAGCTGGCCGCGTTGAACCGGCTGGTGCACTCCGAGCGGCTGGCCGCGGTGGCCTACCTGGTCGAGCAGAGCACCGGCCAGGCCGACTACCAGATGCGGGTCGGGCAGACCGACGCGCGGATCGCGGTGTTCCGCACGGCGCGGGCCGGCACCGACGACATCCCGAGCCGGGTGCGGGACAAGCTGTCGGTGATCGACGAGCAGCTCGGCAAGCTCACCGACCTGCGCGAGGACGTCGAGGGCAAGGCCGACTTCAGCGTGGCCAGCGCGGTGCTGCGCTACGGCGACGTGCTCGCCGGGATCGCCGGTTTCGAGGAGTCGGTCGGTCAGGTCGCCGAGCCGGGGCCGGTTGCCGACGCGCTGCGGGCGCTGGGCGCGTTCAGCCGGATCGGGACGGCCATCGCCCAGCAGGAGGCGATCGCCTACTCGGTGCGGATCACCGGTGAGCTGACCGCGGTGCGCGAGCAGCAGCTGATCGCCGCGCAGGCGACCCGGGACGCGGCCTTCGCCAGCTTCCGGACGCTGGCCGCGCGCGACCAGGTCGGCCTGGTCGAGGCGATCCTCGCGGATGCCCGGATGGGCGCCGCCGACGGGCTGAACACCCGGCTGGTCGGTCCGGGCGCGGCCAAGATGGACGAGCTGCTCAAGGCCTACGACGGTGTGCTCGCGCTGCTGCGTACCGCCGAGCAGCAGCTGCAGGACCGGGCGCTCGCGGTCGCCGAGGACGACAGCGCCGGCGCCGCCTGGCGGCTGCGGATCGAGGGCCTGCTGGTGCTGCTGGTGCTGGCCATCGGGGTCGCGCTGGCGATCCTGCTGGCCCGCAACCTGAACTCCGCGGCGCACCGGCTGCGCGACGGCGCGCTCACCGTGGCCAACCGGGAGCTGCCGGACGCGGTGCACCGGCTCAAGGACGCCAGCGACCTGGACAACGGCGGCGTCGACCGGGTGGTCGCGGAGATCCGCAACCCGATCCGGCTGACCGGCCAGGACGAGTTCGGGCAGGTGGCCAAGGCGTTCGAGGTGGTGCACCGGGAAGCCGTCCGGGTGGCCGCCGAGCAGGCCGCCTGGCGCACCAGCGTGTCGACGATGTTCGTCAGCCTGGCCCGGCGCAGCCAGCGGCTGGTCGACAAGATGATCCGCGAGCTGGACCAGATCGAGGGCGGCGAGCAGGACCCGCAGCGGCTGGCCCGGCTCTTCGACCTGGACCACCTGGCCACCCGGATGCGCCGCAACGACGAGAACCTGCTGGTGCTGGCCGGCGCCGAGCCGGGGGCGCCGCGCCGCGAGGACGCCTCGCTGCTCGACGTGCTGCGGGCCGCCCAGTCCGAGGTGGAGCAGTACAACCGGGTCGACTTCGGGGTGGTCGACCGGGACGTCGGGATCGCCGCCGCCGCGGTCGGCGAGGTGGTCCGGCTGATCGCCGAGCTGCTCGACAACGGCACCCGGTTCTCCCCGCCACGCACCCAGGTGGTGGCTCACGGGCAGCGGGTCGACAGCCAGGTGGTGATCCAGATCGAGGACCGTGGCCTGGGCATCTCCGAGGAGCAGCGCAAGGCGATCAACAAGCGGCTGGCCGAGCCGGCCGAGGTGGACGTCACCGCGTTCCGGCTGATGGGTTTCGCGGTGGTGGCCCGGCTGGCGGCCCGGCGCGGCATCCGGGTCCGGCTGATCCCCAGCCCGATGGGCGGGACGGTCGCCGAGGTGATGCTGCCGGCCGAGATCCTGGTGAAGCTGGCGCAGCCGGCTCCGGTCGCGCCGCCGGCCCCGCCGATGGAACCGGTCCGGCGCGGCGGGCGGACCGCCACGCCGATCAAGATGGAGATGCAGGTGGCCTGGTTCGACACCGCGGCCGCGACGGGCCCGGCCGTGCCGCGCGGCCTGCCGACCGCGGGGTACGCGCCGGCCCCGGCGCAGCCGATCGCGGCGCCGCCGGCCGTCCCCAAACCCCGGCCGTCCGCGGAGGACCGCTGGCGGATGCGGGCCGACGACGGCTGGCAGCGGGCCTCCGCGGCGGCCGCCCCGGTCGCTGCCGGCACCACGGCCACCGGGCTGCCGCGGCGCACCCCGCAGGCCCAGCTGGTGCCGGGTGCGGTGCCCGCCCCGACGGCCACGTTCCGCCGCGACCCCGAGGCGATGCGGAGCCTGTCCACCTTCACCAACGCGGTGCAACGAGGCCGGCTGACCACTGCCGCCCATCCCGGTGACAAGGAGAACGAGCGGTGA
- a CDS encoding SDR family oxidoreductase, translating to MARTWFITGTSRGFGREWAEAALDRGDRVAATARNVSSLDDLAAKYGDRLLPLALDVTDREAALAALERAYQHFGRLDVVVNNAGYGQFGMIEEISEREARDQFETNVFGALWVTQGALPYLRESGGGNIIQVSSIGGVSAFPNIGIYNASKWALEGFSQALAQEVAAFGIKVTLVEPGAFGTDWGGSSARHATAKPVYDAVRVQAAEARKGRASNPGDPAATRSAILKVVDADNPPLRIFFGSAPLGIATADYESRLAEWQRWQPVAIEAQGA from the coding sequence ATGGCCAGGACGTGGTTCATCACCGGCACCTCCCGCGGCTTCGGCCGGGAGTGGGCGGAGGCCGCCCTCGACCGTGGCGACCGGGTCGCCGCGACCGCCCGGAACGTGTCCTCGCTCGACGACCTCGCGGCGAAGTACGGCGACCGGCTCCTGCCGCTCGCCCTGGACGTGACCGACCGGGAGGCGGCGCTGGCCGCGCTGGAGCGGGCCTATCAGCACTTCGGGCGCCTCGACGTGGTGGTCAACAACGCCGGTTACGGGCAGTTCGGCATGATCGAGGAGATCAGCGAGCGGGAGGCCCGGGACCAGTTCGAGACCAACGTCTTCGGGGCGCTGTGGGTCACCCAGGGGGCGCTGCCCTACCTGCGGGAGAGCGGCGGCGGCAACATCATCCAGGTGTCGTCGATCGGTGGCGTCTCGGCGTTTCCGAACATCGGGATCTACAACGCCTCCAAATGGGCGCTCGAAGGGTTCAGTCAGGCGCTCGCGCAGGAGGTGGCCGCGTTCGGGATCAAGGTGACGCTGGTCGAGCCGGGCGCCTTCGGCACCGACTGGGGCGGTTCGTCGGCTCGGCACGCGACGGCCAAACCGGTGTACGACGCGGTGCGGGTGCAGGCCGCGGAGGCGCGCAAGGGCCGGGCGTCGAACCCGGGTGACCCGGCCGCGACCCGGTCGGCGATCCTGAAGGTGGTCGACGCCGACAACCCGCCACTGCGGATCTTCTTCGGGTCGGCGCCGCTGGGCATCGCCACCGCCGACTACGAGTCCCGGCTCGCCGAGTGGCAGCGGTGGCAGCCGGTGGCGATCGAGGCACAGGGAGCTTAG
- a CDS encoding ARPP-2 domain-containing protein, whose translation MIDLAGLSTGPAQPWGAIRLVPLLRAEPIVDLRLHARLYGSEELSIVEVRPRTAYVAYVPHAFVATWTTDASPAAAYGTQLREPAGGAEPEGIRLAFRRRMARREDRLRLRFLPLHLALEGYLALHFGGPPIAWQEWTRQAVTRGLSPRIETSYAGSAVSGLDDALRIFEIHPDQCGMLLYVGGDLAAAFVVPHPDDYRALHPTLLQDFYGELLYQNAFWSPAVVEAPVRLDDTGIGDLGELRARVARARAEGAAAGPLLDGQRLTVSRVQRMGRFTLSRFRPAFDPAAENHIGELITDRGGRVAYLKTFRLSAAQTRRGHLLSRLAAHDWQLDAAAADLGTNREGLALRLDKAGFGHLLRPDIVDAARHRARTGG comes from the coding sequence GTGATCGACCTGGCCGGGCTGAGCACCGGGCCGGCCCAGCCGTGGGGCGCGATCCGGCTGGTCCCGCTGCTGCGGGCGGAGCCGATCGTGGACCTGCGGCTGCACGCGCGCCTCTACGGCAGCGAGGAGCTGTCGATCGTCGAGGTGCGGCCGCGGACCGCGTACGTCGCCTATGTCCCGCACGCCTTCGTGGCCACCTGGACCACCGACGCGTCGCCGGCCGCGGCCTACGGCACCCAGCTGCGTGAGCCGGCCGGCGGCGCGGAGCCGGAGGGCATCCGGCTGGCGTTCCGGCGGCGGATGGCACGCCGCGAGGACCGGCTGCGGCTACGGTTCCTGCCGCTGCACCTGGCCCTGGAGGGTTACCTGGCGCTGCACTTCGGCGGGCCGCCGATCGCCTGGCAGGAGTGGACGCGGCAGGCGGTCACCCGCGGGCTGTCGCCGCGGATCGAGACCAGCTACGCCGGGTCCGCGGTGTCCGGGCTCGACGACGCGTTGCGGATCTTCGAGATCCATCCGGATCAGTGCGGCATGCTTCTGTACGTCGGCGGCGACCTGGCGGCGGCGTTCGTGGTCCCGCACCCGGACGACTACCGCGCCCTGCATCCGACGCTGCTGCAGGACTTCTACGGCGAGCTGCTGTACCAGAACGCGTTCTGGTCGCCGGCGGTCGTCGAGGCGCCGGTGCGTCTCGACGACACCGGGATCGGCGACCTCGGTGAGCTGCGGGCGCGGGTCGCCCGGGCGCGCGCCGAGGGGGCGGCGGCCGGCCCGCTCCTCGACGGGCAGCGGCTCACGGTCAGCCGGGTGCAGCGGATGGGACGGTTCACGCTCTCCCGGTTCCGGCCGGCGTTCGACCCGGCCGCCGAGAACCACATCGGTGAGCTGATCACGGATCGGGGCGGGCGGGTGGCGTACCTCAAGACCTTCCGCCTGTCGGCGGCCCAGACCCGTCGCGGCCATCTGCTGTCCCGGCTGGCCGCCCACGACTGGCAGCTGGACGCGGCCGCGGCTGACCTGGGCACCAACCGGGAAGGGCTGGCGCTGCGGCTGGACAAGGCCGGCTTCGGGCATCTGCTGCGCCCGGACATCGTCGACGCCGCCCGGCACCGCGCCCGGACCGGTGGCTGA
- a CDS encoding amino acid permease has translation MRTKPVEDVLAQAEQDGEQRLSRRLGPLDLMGFGIGIVIGTGIFTLTGIEARDHAGPAVTVAFLLAGVVSLLAALCYAELASSVPTAGSAYTYAYATLGEIFAWIIGWDLVLEFALGAAVVARGWSGYLAELLDLPGTIFGEGSVVNVGAIVITLVLGAVAAAGIRQSSRVTNVLVVVKIAVCVFVVVAGLFFVKAANLSPFVPAAEPPAADESGLARPLTQVLFGLAPSTYGMAGVLTAAAVVFFAYTGFEAVANLGEETRRPRRDLPLGLFGTLGVSALLYIAVSFVLVGMVDYRQIDPGAPIASAFSAVGAGWASTLVSIAAVAGLTSVILVDIVAIGRIGFAMSRDGLLPPAVGAVHPRWGTPYRTTIGVTLGVAALAGFVPLSSLANLVSIGTLFAFVVVSIAVPVLRRTRPGLNRAFRVPLSPVVPVLSALACLYLMTNLSVETWLRFLVWMAVGLGVYLVYGRRRAALSEGAPARPSAARRTGDRS, from the coding sequence ATGCGCACCAAACCCGTCGAGGACGTCCTGGCACAGGCCGAGCAGGACGGCGAGCAGCGGCTGTCGCGGCGGCTCGGCCCGCTGGACCTGATGGGCTTCGGCATCGGGATCGTGATCGGCACCGGGATCTTCACGCTCACCGGGATCGAGGCGCGCGATCACGCCGGGCCCGCGGTCACTGTGGCGTTCCTGCTGGCCGGGGTGGTGAGCCTGCTGGCCGCGCTCTGCTACGCCGAGCTGGCCTCCAGCGTGCCGACCGCGGGCAGCGCCTACACCTACGCGTACGCGACGCTCGGCGAGATCTTCGCCTGGATCATCGGGTGGGACCTGGTGCTGGAGTTCGCCCTGGGCGCCGCCGTGGTGGCCCGCGGCTGGTCCGGCTACCTCGCCGAGCTGCTCGACCTGCCGGGCACGATCTTCGGCGAGGGCAGCGTCGTCAACGTCGGCGCCATCGTGATCACGCTGGTGCTCGGGGCGGTCGCGGCGGCCGGCATCCGGCAGTCGTCCCGGGTCACCAACGTGCTGGTGGTCGTGAAGATCGCGGTCTGCGTGTTCGTCGTGGTGGCCGGGTTGTTCTTCGTCAAGGCGGCCAACCTCTCCCCGTTCGTGCCGGCCGCCGAGCCGCCCGCCGCCGACGAGTCCGGGCTGGCCCGGCCGCTGACCCAGGTGCTGTTCGGGCTGGCGCCCTCGACGTACGGGATGGCCGGCGTGCTGACCGCCGCGGCGGTGGTGTTCTTCGCCTACACCGGCTTCGAGGCGGTGGCGAACCTCGGCGAGGAGACCCGCCGTCCGCGCCGTGACCTGCCGCTCGGGCTGTTCGGCACGCTCGGCGTCTCCGCGCTGCTCTACATCGCCGTGTCGTTCGTGCTGGTCGGCATGGTCGACTACCGGCAGATCGACCCGGGCGCGCCGATCGCCTCGGCGTTCTCCGCGGTCGGCGCCGGCTGGGCGTCCACGCTGGTGTCGATCGCCGCGGTGGCCGGGCTGACCAGCGTGATCCTGGTGGACATCGTGGCGATCGGGCGGATCGGGTTCGCCATGTCCCGGGACGGCCTGCTGCCGCCGGCGGTCGGCGCGGTGCACCCGCGGTGGGGCACGCCGTACCGGACGACGATCGGGGTCACCCTCGGGGTGGCCGCGCTGGCCGGTTTCGTGCCGCTGTCGTCGCTGGCCAACCTGGTCAGCATCGGCACGCTGTTCGCGTTCGTCGTCGTCTCGATCGCGGTGCCGGTGCTGCGGCGCACCCGCCCGGGGCTGAACCGCGCGTTCCGGGTGCCGCTGTCGCCGGTGGTCCCGGTGCTGTCGGCGCTGGCCTGCCTCTACCTGATGACCAACCTGTCGGTGGAGACCTGGCTGCGCTTCCTCGTCTGGATGGCCGTCGGCCTGGGTGTCTATCTGGTCTACGGCCGCCGGCGCGCCGCGCTGTCCGAGGGTGCTCCTGCTCGGCCGTCGGCTGCCCGGCGTACCGGAGACCGGTCCTGA